The following are encoded in a window of Acipenser ruthenus chromosome 26, fAciRut3.2 maternal haplotype, whole genome shotgun sequence genomic DNA:
- the LOC117429948 gene encoding small G protein signaling modulator 2-like isoform X1 has translation MKSCTETAMGSTTEEDFKEKLLWNVKREVKQLMEEAVTKKFVHEDSSHIIALCSTVEVCLLHMLKRRAAGFLRSDKIAALFTKIGKVFTTAGEVCRKVTELQQQQAEGGRRVQCSGQESLRRQGSTAGRAPPSLTPQALKHIWVRTALFEKVLDKIVQYVVDNSSKYYEKEALMHDAVYGPILAALLVGPCALEYSKLKTSDHFWTDPSANELVQRHRIHGAHGRQDSPSKRPALGIRKRQSSGSMSEDKLAASARDYVESLHQNSRTHLLYGKNNVLVQPKEHMEALRGYLSLHQAAGHLTLKWTPNQLMNGTLGDCDLEKSIYWDYALTVPLSQIVCIHCHQRPDCGGTLVLVSQDGIQRPPLHFPEGGHLLAFLSCLENGLLPRGQLEPPLWTQRGKFSDATCWESTDTAGLGKVFPKLRRRNSVTKLGEATEEEIATDYVFRIVQASHRHDSVTINYHHMAGSRVPSVDEDEEEEDRLHAMLSMICSRNLTAPNMMKDPNEMIEMQGFGSSPLSWQQGESNSRVSSCLSCSTGSSNTPHDLPIGGTCIHDRIPLKMLCQNMKRQIVSRAFYGWLAYCRHLSTVRTHLSALVNRNIVPPGEPCEASGGLSKEVWSKYQKDCKNYKELELLRLVYYGGVEHEIRKEVWPFLLGHYRFGMTKKEMGQIDEKMAVKYQKVMSEWKACEVIVKQREKESHSTAFSKFSSGSSIDSHVLRLIHRDSTISNEVFMSVDELDAARRDRGQDDGASTLLNAGTPGAVAADEGPSMEFESPDSGLPSSRNYSVTSGHSQIMSSIEDETGPEMGDEAQAHRARKMLRKEGARDSISEEQLCSQLDMLMSGEGGAPLSFTSYTIELLDTVALNLHRIDKDVQRCDRNYWYFTADNLEKLRNIICSYVWEHLEVGYVQGMCDLLAPLMVVLDNESLAYSCFTQLMKRMSQNFPNGGAMDTHFANMRSLIQILDSELFELMHQNGDYTHFYFCYRWFLLDFKRELLYEDVFAVWEVIWVAKHISSEHFVLFIALALVEVYREIIRDNNMDFTDIIKFFNEMAERHDVQHILRLARELVYKVQTLIENK, from the exons GCACGGTGGAAGTCTGTCTCCTCCACATGCTGAAGCGCCGAGCGGCCGGGTTCCTGCGCAGCGACAAGATCGCAGCCCTCTTCACCAAGATCGGCAAGGTGTTCACCACAGCGGGGGAGGTGTGCAGGAAGGTGAcggagctgcagcagcaacaagcTGAGGGAGGCAG GCGAGTCCAGTGCAGCGGTCAGGAGTCTCTGAGGAGGCAGGGCTCGACAGCAGGGAGAGCtcccccctccctcaccccccaggcCCTCAAGCACATCTGGGTGCGCACGGCCCTCTTCGAGAAGGTGCTGGACAAGATCGTGCAATACGTCGTCGACAACTCCAG TAAATACTATGAGAAGGAAGCCCTGATGCACGATGCAGTTTATGGTCCTATTCTTGCAGCTCTTCTTG ttGGGCCGTGCGCGCTGGAGTACTCCAAGCTGAAAACCAGCGATCACTTCTGGACAGACCCCTCGGCCAACGAGCTGGTCCAGCGGCACCGAATCCACGGGGCCCACGGACGGCAGGACTCCCCGTCCAAGAGGCCTGCCCTGGGG ATCCGGAAGAGGCAGTCCAGTGGCAGCATGTCGGAGGACAAGCTGGCAGCGTCGGCACGGGATTACGTGGAGTCGCTGCACCAGAACTCCAGGACACACCTGCTGTACGGCAAGAACAATGTGCTGGTGCAGCCG AAGGAGCACATGGAGGCCCTGCGGGGATACCTCTCTCTGCACCAGGCAGCTGGGCACCTCACCCTCAAGTGGACCCCCAACCAGCTGATGAACGGGACCCTGGGGGACTGCGACCTGGAGAAGAG CATTTATTGGGATTACGCCCTGACCGTGCCTTTAAGCCAAATAGTGTGCATTCACTGCCATCAACGAC CGGACTGTGGAGGGACGCTGGTGCTGGTGAGCCAGGATGGGATCCAGCGTCCCCCCCTTCACTTCCCCGAGGGGGGGCACCTCCTGGCGTTCCTGTCCTGCCTGGAGAACGGGCTGCTGCCTCGAGGCCAGCTCGAACCCCCGCTCTGGACGCAGAGAGGCAAG TTCTCTGATGCCACCTGCTGGGAGTCCACAGACACTGCAGGTCTG GGTAAAGTGTTCCCGAAGCTTCGGAGGAGGAACAGCGTGACCAAACTGGGGGAGGCGACGGAGGAGGAGATTGCCACAGACTACGTCTTTCGAATCGTCCAGGCCAGCCACCGGCACGACTCTG TCACTATAAACTACCACCACATGGCGGGGAGCCGCGTGCCCTCTGTGGACGaagatgaggaagaggaggataGGCTTCATGCCATGCTCTCAATGATCTGCTCTCGGAACCTCACAGCTCCTAATATGATGAAAG ACCCCAATGAAATGATTGAGATGCAGGGCTTCGGCAGCAGTCCCCTGTCCTGGCAGCAGGGGGAGTCCAACAGCCGTGTCTCTTCCTGTCTCTCCTGCTCCACAGGAAGCAGCAACACACCCCATGACCTGCCCATCGGCGGCACCTGTATCCACGACAG GATACCTCTGAAGATGCTTTGTCAAAATATGAAGAGGCAGATTGTATCGAGGGCTTTTTACGGGT ggTTGGCGTACTGTCGCCACCTCTCCACTGTCCGGACGCACCTGTCCGCGCTCGTCAATCGCAACATCGTGCCGCCCGGCGAGCCATGCGAGGCTTCGGGGGGCCTCAGCAAGGAGGTGTGGAGCAAGTACCAGAAGGACTGCAAG AACTAcaaggagctggagctgctgcgGCTGGTGTACTACGGGGGCGTGGAGCACGAGATCAGGAAGGAGGTCTGGCCCTTCCTGCTGGGGCACTACAGGTTCGGAATGACCAAGAAGGAGATGGGACAG ATCGATGAGAAGATGGCAGTGAAGTACCAGAAGGTGATGTCGGAGTGGAAAGCCTGCGAGGTGATTGTGAAGCAGCGTGAGAAGGAGTCTCACTCCACCGCCTTCTCCAAGTTCTCTTCAGGGAGTAGCATCGACAGCCACGTGCTGCGTCTCATTCACCGGGACTCCACCATCAGCAACGAG GTGTTCATGTCCGTGGACGAGCTGGACGCGGCGCGGCGAGACCGCGGCCAGGATGACGGGGCGTCCACGCTGCTCAACGCGGGGACCCCGGGCGCGGTGGCTGCAGATGAGGGCCCCTCCATGGAGTTCGAGTCGCCGGACTCCGGCCTGCCCTCCTCGCGGAACTACTCAGTGACGTCAGGACACTCGCAGATCATGTCCAGCATCGAGGACGAGACCGGGCCGGAGATGGGGGACGAGGCGCAGGCGCACAGGGCTCGGAAGATGCTGAGGAAGGAGGGAGCCCGGGACTCCATCAGCGAGGAGCAGCTCTGCAGCCAGCTGGACATGCTGATGAGCGGAGAAGGGGGCGCCCCGCTGTCGTTCACTTCATATACG ATCGAGCTGCTGGACACAGTGGCCTTGAACCTGCACAGGATAGACAAGGACGTGCAGCGCTGTGACCGCAACTACTGGTACTTCACTGCAGACAACCTGGAGAAGCTGAGGAACATCATCTGCAG CTATGTGTGGGAGCACCTGGAGGTGGGCTATGTGCAGGGGATGTGTGATCTCCTCGCCCCGCTGATGGTCGTCCTGGATAACG AATCCCTGGCATACAGCTGCTTCACCCAGCTCATGAAGAGAATGAGCCAGAACTTCCCAAATGGAGGGGCTATGGATACACACTTCGCCAACATGAGGTCTTTAATACAG ATTTTGGACTCTGAGCTGTTTGAGCTAATGCACCAGAATGGGGACTATACACATTTTTACTTCTGCTATCGCTGGTTTTTGCTGGATTTCAAACgag agctgctgTATGAGGACGTGTTTGCTGTGTGGGAGGTGATCTGGGTGGCTAAGCACATCTCCTCGGAACACTTTGTCCTCTTCATCGCTCTGGCCCTGGTCGAGGTCTACAGGGAGATCATCCGAGACAACAACATGGACTTCACTGACATCATCAAGTTCTTCAACG AAATGGCGGAGCGTCACGACGTTCAGCACATCCTGCGGCTAGCCAGGGAGCTGGTGTACAAGGTGCAGACTCTGATCGAGAACAAGTGA
- the LOC117429948 gene encoding small G protein signaling modulator 2-like isoform X5 has translation MKSCTETAMGSTTEEDFKEKLLWNVKREVKQLMEEAVTKKFVHEDSSHIIALCSTVEVCLLHMLKRRAAGFLRSDKIAALFTKIGKVFTTAGEVCRKVTELQQQQAEGGRRVQCSGQESLRRQGSTAGRAPPSLTPQALKHIWVRTALFEKVLDKIVQYVVDNSSKYYEKEALMHDAVYGPILAALLVGPCALEYSKLKTSDHFWTDPSANELVQRHRIHGAHGRQDSPSKRPALGIRKRQSSGSMSEDKLAASARDYVESLHQNSRTHLLYGKNNVLVQPKEHMEALRGYLSLHQAAGHLTLKWTPNQLMNGTLGDCDLEKSIYWDYALTVPLSQIVCIHCHQRPDCGGTLVLVSQDGIQRPPLHFPEGGHLLAFLSCLENGLLPRGQLEPPLWTQRGKFSDATCWESTDTAGLGKVFPKLRRRNSVTKLGEATEEEIATDYVFRIVQASHRHDSVTINYHHMAGSRVPSVDEDEEEEDRLHAMLSMICSRNLTAPNMMKDPNEMIEMQGFGSSPLSWQQGESNSRVSSCLSCSTGSSNTPHDLPIGGTCIHDRIPLKMLCQNMKRQIVSRAFYGWLAYCRHLSTVRTHLSALVNRNIVPPGEPCEASGGLSKEVWSKYQKDCKNYKELELLRLVYYGGVEHEIRKEVWPFLLGHYRFGMTKKEMGQIDEKMAVKYQKVMSEWKACEVIVKQREKESHSTAFSKFSSGSSIDSHVLRLIHRDSTISNEVFMSVDELDAARRDRGQDDGASTLLNAGTPGAVAADEGPSMEFESPDSGLPSSRNYSVTSGHSQIMSSIEDETGPEMGDEAQAHRARKMLRKEGARDSISEEQLCSQLDMLMSGEGGAPLSFTSYTCSIYKKLKQVLK, from the exons GCACGGTGGAAGTCTGTCTCCTCCACATGCTGAAGCGCCGAGCGGCCGGGTTCCTGCGCAGCGACAAGATCGCAGCCCTCTTCACCAAGATCGGCAAGGTGTTCACCACAGCGGGGGAGGTGTGCAGGAAGGTGAcggagctgcagcagcaacaagcTGAGGGAGGCAG GCGAGTCCAGTGCAGCGGTCAGGAGTCTCTGAGGAGGCAGGGCTCGACAGCAGGGAGAGCtcccccctccctcaccccccaggcCCTCAAGCACATCTGGGTGCGCACGGCCCTCTTCGAGAAGGTGCTGGACAAGATCGTGCAATACGTCGTCGACAACTCCAG TAAATACTATGAGAAGGAAGCCCTGATGCACGATGCAGTTTATGGTCCTATTCTTGCAGCTCTTCTTG ttGGGCCGTGCGCGCTGGAGTACTCCAAGCTGAAAACCAGCGATCACTTCTGGACAGACCCCTCGGCCAACGAGCTGGTCCAGCGGCACCGAATCCACGGGGCCCACGGACGGCAGGACTCCCCGTCCAAGAGGCCTGCCCTGGGG ATCCGGAAGAGGCAGTCCAGTGGCAGCATGTCGGAGGACAAGCTGGCAGCGTCGGCACGGGATTACGTGGAGTCGCTGCACCAGAACTCCAGGACACACCTGCTGTACGGCAAGAACAATGTGCTGGTGCAGCCG AAGGAGCACATGGAGGCCCTGCGGGGATACCTCTCTCTGCACCAGGCAGCTGGGCACCTCACCCTCAAGTGGACCCCCAACCAGCTGATGAACGGGACCCTGGGGGACTGCGACCTGGAGAAGAG CATTTATTGGGATTACGCCCTGACCGTGCCTTTAAGCCAAATAGTGTGCATTCACTGCCATCAACGAC CGGACTGTGGAGGGACGCTGGTGCTGGTGAGCCAGGATGGGATCCAGCGTCCCCCCCTTCACTTCCCCGAGGGGGGGCACCTCCTGGCGTTCCTGTCCTGCCTGGAGAACGGGCTGCTGCCTCGAGGCCAGCTCGAACCCCCGCTCTGGACGCAGAGAGGCAAG TTCTCTGATGCCACCTGCTGGGAGTCCACAGACACTGCAGGTCTG GGTAAAGTGTTCCCGAAGCTTCGGAGGAGGAACAGCGTGACCAAACTGGGGGAGGCGACGGAGGAGGAGATTGCCACAGACTACGTCTTTCGAATCGTCCAGGCCAGCCACCGGCACGACTCTG TCACTATAAACTACCACCACATGGCGGGGAGCCGCGTGCCCTCTGTGGACGaagatgaggaagaggaggataGGCTTCATGCCATGCTCTCAATGATCTGCTCTCGGAACCTCACAGCTCCTAATATGATGAAAG ACCCCAATGAAATGATTGAGATGCAGGGCTTCGGCAGCAGTCCCCTGTCCTGGCAGCAGGGGGAGTCCAACAGCCGTGTCTCTTCCTGTCTCTCCTGCTCCACAGGAAGCAGCAACACACCCCATGACCTGCCCATCGGCGGCACCTGTATCCACGACAG GATACCTCTGAAGATGCTTTGTCAAAATATGAAGAGGCAGATTGTATCGAGGGCTTTTTACGGGT ggTTGGCGTACTGTCGCCACCTCTCCACTGTCCGGACGCACCTGTCCGCGCTCGTCAATCGCAACATCGTGCCGCCCGGCGAGCCATGCGAGGCTTCGGGGGGCCTCAGCAAGGAGGTGTGGAGCAAGTACCAGAAGGACTGCAAG AACTAcaaggagctggagctgctgcgGCTGGTGTACTACGGGGGCGTGGAGCACGAGATCAGGAAGGAGGTCTGGCCCTTCCTGCTGGGGCACTACAGGTTCGGAATGACCAAGAAGGAGATGGGACAG ATCGATGAGAAGATGGCAGTGAAGTACCAGAAGGTGATGTCGGAGTGGAAAGCCTGCGAGGTGATTGTGAAGCAGCGTGAGAAGGAGTCTCACTCCACCGCCTTCTCCAAGTTCTCTTCAGGGAGTAGCATCGACAGCCACGTGCTGCGTCTCATTCACCGGGACTCCACCATCAGCAACGAG GTGTTCATGTCCGTGGACGAGCTGGACGCGGCGCGGCGAGACCGCGGCCAGGATGACGGGGCGTCCACGCTGCTCAACGCGGGGACCCCGGGCGCGGTGGCTGCAGATGAGGGCCCCTCCATGGAGTTCGAGTCGCCGGACTCCGGCCTGCCCTCCTCGCGGAACTACTCAGTGACGTCAGGACACTCGCAGATCATGTCCAGCATCGAGGACGAGACCGGGCCGGAGATGGGGGACGAGGCGCAGGCGCACAGGGCTCGGAAGATGCTGAGGAAGGAGGGAGCCCGGGACTCCATCAGCGAGGAGCAGCTCTGCAGCCAGCTGGACATGCTGATGAGCGGAGAAGGGGGCGCCCCGCTGTCGTTCACTTCATATACG TGCAGTATATACAAGAAGCTGAAacaagttttaaaataa
- the LOC117429948 gene encoding small G protein signaling modulator 2-like isoform X3, which yields MKSCTETAMGSTTEEDFKEKLLWNVKREVKQLMEEAVTKKFVHEDSSHIIALCSTVEVCLLHMLKRRAAGFLRSDKIAALFTKIGKVFTTAGEVCRKVTELQQQQAEGGRRVQCSGQESLRRQGSTAGRAPPSLTPQALKHIWVRTALFEKVLDKIVQYVVDNSSKYYEKEALMHDAVYGPILAALLVGPCALEYSKLKTSDHFWTDPSANELVQRHRIHGAHGRQDSPSKRPALGIRKRQSSGSMSEDKLAASARDYVESLHQNSRTHLLYGKNNVLVQPKEHMEALRGYLSLHQAAGHLTLKWTPNQLMNGTLGDCDLEKSIYWDYALTVPLSQIVCIHCHQRPDCGGTLVLVSQDGIQRPPLHFPEGGHLLAFLSCLENGLLPRGQLEPPLWTQRGKFSDATCWESTDTAGLGKVFPKLRRRNSVTKLGEATEEEIATDYVFRIVQASHRHDSDPNEMIEMQGFGSSPLSWQQGESNSRVSSCLSCSTGSSNTPHDLPIGGTCIHDRIPLKMLCQNMKRQIVSRAFYGWLAYCRHLSTVRTHLSALVNRNIVPPGEPCEASGGLSKEVWSKYQKDCKNYKELELLRLVYYGGVEHEIRKEVWPFLLGHYRFGMTKKEMGQIDEKMAVKYQKVMSEWKACEVIVKQREKESHSTAFSKFSSGSSIDSHVLRLIHRDSTISNEVFMSVDELDAARRDRGQDDGASTLLNAGTPGAVAADEGPSMEFESPDSGLPSSRNYSVTSGHSQIMSSIEDETGPEMGDEAQAHRARKMLRKEGARDSISEEQLCSQLDMLMSGEGGAPLSFTSYTIELLDTVALNLHRIDKDVQRCDRNYWYFTADNLEKLRNIICSYVWEHLEVGYVQGMCDLLAPLMVVLDNESLAYSCFTQLMKRMSQNFPNGGAMDTHFANMRSLIQILDSELFELMHQNGDYTHFYFCYRWFLLDFKRELLYEDVFAVWEVIWVAKHISSEHFVLFIALALVEVYREIIRDNNMDFTDIIKFFNEMAERHDVQHILRLARELVYKVQTLIENK from the exons GCACGGTGGAAGTCTGTCTCCTCCACATGCTGAAGCGCCGAGCGGCCGGGTTCCTGCGCAGCGACAAGATCGCAGCCCTCTTCACCAAGATCGGCAAGGTGTTCACCACAGCGGGGGAGGTGTGCAGGAAGGTGAcggagctgcagcagcaacaagcTGAGGGAGGCAG GCGAGTCCAGTGCAGCGGTCAGGAGTCTCTGAGGAGGCAGGGCTCGACAGCAGGGAGAGCtcccccctccctcaccccccaggcCCTCAAGCACATCTGGGTGCGCACGGCCCTCTTCGAGAAGGTGCTGGACAAGATCGTGCAATACGTCGTCGACAACTCCAG TAAATACTATGAGAAGGAAGCCCTGATGCACGATGCAGTTTATGGTCCTATTCTTGCAGCTCTTCTTG ttGGGCCGTGCGCGCTGGAGTACTCCAAGCTGAAAACCAGCGATCACTTCTGGACAGACCCCTCGGCCAACGAGCTGGTCCAGCGGCACCGAATCCACGGGGCCCACGGACGGCAGGACTCCCCGTCCAAGAGGCCTGCCCTGGGG ATCCGGAAGAGGCAGTCCAGTGGCAGCATGTCGGAGGACAAGCTGGCAGCGTCGGCACGGGATTACGTGGAGTCGCTGCACCAGAACTCCAGGACACACCTGCTGTACGGCAAGAACAATGTGCTGGTGCAGCCG AAGGAGCACATGGAGGCCCTGCGGGGATACCTCTCTCTGCACCAGGCAGCTGGGCACCTCACCCTCAAGTGGACCCCCAACCAGCTGATGAACGGGACCCTGGGGGACTGCGACCTGGAGAAGAG CATTTATTGGGATTACGCCCTGACCGTGCCTTTAAGCCAAATAGTGTGCATTCACTGCCATCAACGAC CGGACTGTGGAGGGACGCTGGTGCTGGTGAGCCAGGATGGGATCCAGCGTCCCCCCCTTCACTTCCCCGAGGGGGGGCACCTCCTGGCGTTCCTGTCCTGCCTGGAGAACGGGCTGCTGCCTCGAGGCCAGCTCGAACCCCCGCTCTGGACGCAGAGAGGCAAG TTCTCTGATGCCACCTGCTGGGAGTCCACAGACACTGCAGGTCTG GGTAAAGTGTTCCCGAAGCTTCGGAGGAGGAACAGCGTGACCAAACTGGGGGAGGCGACGGAGGAGGAGATTGCCACAGACTACGTCTTTCGAATCGTCCAGGCCAGCCACCGGCACGACTCTG ACCCCAATGAAATGATTGAGATGCAGGGCTTCGGCAGCAGTCCCCTGTCCTGGCAGCAGGGGGAGTCCAACAGCCGTGTCTCTTCCTGTCTCTCCTGCTCCACAGGAAGCAGCAACACACCCCATGACCTGCCCATCGGCGGCACCTGTATCCACGACAG GATACCTCTGAAGATGCTTTGTCAAAATATGAAGAGGCAGATTGTATCGAGGGCTTTTTACGGGT ggTTGGCGTACTGTCGCCACCTCTCCACTGTCCGGACGCACCTGTCCGCGCTCGTCAATCGCAACATCGTGCCGCCCGGCGAGCCATGCGAGGCTTCGGGGGGCCTCAGCAAGGAGGTGTGGAGCAAGTACCAGAAGGACTGCAAG AACTAcaaggagctggagctgctgcgGCTGGTGTACTACGGGGGCGTGGAGCACGAGATCAGGAAGGAGGTCTGGCCCTTCCTGCTGGGGCACTACAGGTTCGGAATGACCAAGAAGGAGATGGGACAG ATCGATGAGAAGATGGCAGTGAAGTACCAGAAGGTGATGTCGGAGTGGAAAGCCTGCGAGGTGATTGTGAAGCAGCGTGAGAAGGAGTCTCACTCCACCGCCTTCTCCAAGTTCTCTTCAGGGAGTAGCATCGACAGCCACGTGCTGCGTCTCATTCACCGGGACTCCACCATCAGCAACGAG GTGTTCATGTCCGTGGACGAGCTGGACGCGGCGCGGCGAGACCGCGGCCAGGATGACGGGGCGTCCACGCTGCTCAACGCGGGGACCCCGGGCGCGGTGGCTGCAGATGAGGGCCCCTCCATGGAGTTCGAGTCGCCGGACTCCGGCCTGCCCTCCTCGCGGAACTACTCAGTGACGTCAGGACACTCGCAGATCATGTCCAGCATCGAGGACGAGACCGGGCCGGAGATGGGGGACGAGGCGCAGGCGCACAGGGCTCGGAAGATGCTGAGGAAGGAGGGAGCCCGGGACTCCATCAGCGAGGAGCAGCTCTGCAGCCAGCTGGACATGCTGATGAGCGGAGAAGGGGGCGCCCCGCTGTCGTTCACTTCATATACG ATCGAGCTGCTGGACACAGTGGCCTTGAACCTGCACAGGATAGACAAGGACGTGCAGCGCTGTGACCGCAACTACTGGTACTTCACTGCAGACAACCTGGAGAAGCTGAGGAACATCATCTGCAG CTATGTGTGGGAGCACCTGGAGGTGGGCTATGTGCAGGGGATGTGTGATCTCCTCGCCCCGCTGATGGTCGTCCTGGATAACG AATCCCTGGCATACAGCTGCTTCACCCAGCTCATGAAGAGAATGAGCCAGAACTTCCCAAATGGAGGGGCTATGGATACACACTTCGCCAACATGAGGTCTTTAATACAG ATTTTGGACTCTGAGCTGTTTGAGCTAATGCACCAGAATGGGGACTATACACATTTTTACTTCTGCTATCGCTGGTTTTTGCTGGATTTCAAACgag agctgctgTATGAGGACGTGTTTGCTGTGTGGGAGGTGATCTGGGTGGCTAAGCACATCTCCTCGGAACACTTTGTCCTCTTCATCGCTCTGGCCCTGGTCGAGGTCTACAGGGAGATCATCCGAGACAACAACATGGACTTCACTGACATCATCAAGTTCTTCAACG AAATGGCGGAGCGTCACGACGTTCAGCACATCCTGCGGCTAGCCAGGGAGCTGGTGTACAAGGTGCAGACTCTGATCGAGAACAAGTGA